In Ignavibacteriota bacterium, the following proteins share a genomic window:
- a CDS encoding helix-turn-helix transcriptional regulator — protein MDNPLITFVKSRRKTLGMTQEDLALRAGVGLRFVRDLEQGKKTLRVDKVNQVLALFGHELGPVRSMQEPSDE, from the coding sequence ATGGATAACCCGCTTATCACATTCGTAAAATCGCGTCGCAAGACGTTAGGTATGACACAGGAGGACCTTGCGCTCCGCGCAGGCGTTGGACTCCGTTTCGTGCGCGACCTGGAGCAAGGGAAGAAGACCCTGCGCGTGGACAAGGTTAATCAGGTGCTCGCCCTCTTCGGTCACGAGTTGGGTCCAGTACGGTCAATGCAGGAACCGAGCGATGAGTAG
- a CDS encoding GNAT family N-acetyltransferase → MRITSPRLELIASTTALLEMELVSPQQLGVALGAQVPDGWPPGEYDENAIRWLLDRLKAQPEAAGWFAWYALLKGEPAPGAMPHLVAAGGYTGPPDEENKVEIGYSVVPAFGKRGIATEMVAALVQHAFTDVRTTRVIAHTYPSNVGSIRVLEKNGFMLEGPGSEEGTVRYGRERNATAP, encoded by the coding sequence ATGCGTATCACGTCGCCACGGTTGGAGCTGATCGCGTCGACGACAGCACTTCTGGAGATGGAGTTGGTGTCTCCGCAACAACTCGGTGTAGCTCTTGGTGCGCAGGTTCCCGACGGATGGCCGCCGGGGGAGTACGATGAGAACGCCATCCGCTGGCTCCTCGACCGGTTGAAGGCGCAGCCCGAGGCCGCCGGATGGTTCGCATGGTACGCGTTGTTGAAGGGTGAACCTGCGCCCGGTGCGATGCCGCATCTTGTTGCCGCGGGAGGGTATACGGGTCCGCCTGATGAAGAGAACAAGGTGGAGATCGGCTACTCGGTTGTTCCCGCGTTCGGCAAGAGGGGGATCGCCACCGAGATGGTGGCCGCGCTCGTGCAACATGCCTTTACCGATGTCCGCACTACTCGCGTCATCGCTCATACGTATCCGTCCAATGTGGGTTCGATCAGGGTGTTGGAGAAGAATGGGTTTATGTTGGAAGGTCCCGGGAGTGAAGAGGGGACGGTTCGGTATGGGAGGGAACGGAATGCTACTGCTCCTTGA